The following proteins come from a genomic window of Pyxidicoccus sp. MSG2:
- the astB gene encoding N-succinylarginine dihydrolase has product MREYNFDGLVGPTHNYGGLSPGNLASQSHVGEPSHPREAALQGLEKMRFVSGLGVGQAVLPPQPRPSLRALRALGFTGTDEEIITRAAREAEHLLRLTSSASAMWTANAATIAPSADTADGRVHLTPANLSQMYHRAIEAETTHAVLRSIFADERYFTVHPPLPGSGHFADEGAANHTRLATPGHPGIHLLAWGRSAWQDVQGPKRFPARQTLEASQALARLHKLDPKSVLFPQQHPAGIDSGAFHTDVLAVGNERFLMLHELAFVDHPGLLQVLREKLGPDFRAVVASSAELPPKDAVKSYPFNSQVLTLPDGTMAIVAPMESRETPAARQFLERVVAEDTPVKAVHYLDVRQSMNNGGGPACLRQRVWLTDAERKAVTADVFYTPALHDSLAAWVRRHYREVLRPKDLQDPQLVRETMNALDDLTRLLKLGSVYDFQR; this is encoded by the coding sequence ATGCGCGAATACAACTTCGACGGGCTCGTCGGCCCCACCCACAATTACGGCGGCCTCTCGCCCGGCAACCTGGCGTCGCAGAGCCACGTCGGAGAGCCGAGCCACCCCCGGGAGGCGGCGCTCCAGGGCCTGGAGAAGATGCGCTTCGTGTCCGGCCTGGGCGTGGGCCAGGCCGTGCTGCCGCCCCAGCCGCGCCCGTCCCTGCGCGCCCTGAGGGCGCTGGGCTTCACCGGCACCGACGAGGAAATCATCACCCGCGCTGCGCGCGAGGCGGAGCACCTGCTACGGCTGACCTCCAGCGCGTCCGCCATGTGGACGGCCAACGCGGCGACGATTGCGCCGAGCGCGGACACGGCGGACGGCCGCGTCCACCTGACGCCCGCCAACCTGTCGCAGATGTACCACCGCGCGATCGAGGCGGAGACGACGCACGCGGTGCTGCGCTCCATCTTCGCGGACGAGCGGTACTTCACCGTGCACCCGCCCCTGCCGGGCAGCGGCCACTTCGCGGACGAGGGCGCGGCCAACCACACGCGGCTGGCCACCCCGGGGCACCCCGGCATCCACCTGCTCGCCTGGGGCCGAAGCGCGTGGCAGGACGTGCAGGGGCCAAAGCGCTTCCCGGCGCGGCAGACGCTGGAGGCGAGCCAGGCGCTGGCGCGGCTCCACAAGCTGGACCCGAAGTCGGTGCTCTTCCCGCAGCAGCACCCGGCCGGCATCGACTCGGGCGCGTTCCACACGGACGTGCTGGCGGTGGGCAACGAGCGCTTCCTGATGCTGCATGAATTGGCCTTCGTGGACCACCCGGGGCTGCTCCAGGTGCTGCGCGAGAAGCTGGGCCCGGACTTCCGCGCGGTGGTGGCCAGCAGCGCGGAATTGCCGCCGAAGGACGCGGTGAAGTCCTACCCGTTCAACTCGCAGGTGCTGACGCTGCCGGATGGCACCATGGCGATTGTCGCGCCCATGGAGAGCCGCGAGACTCCCGCGGCGCGCCAGTTCCTGGAGCGCGTGGTGGCCGAGGACACCCCGGTGAAGGCCGTGCACTACCTGGACGTGCGCCAGTCGATGAACAACGGCGGCGGCCCGGCCTGTCTGCGCCAGCGGGTGTGGCTGACGGACGCGGAGCGCAAGGCGGTGACCGCGGACGTCTTCTACACGCCCGCGCTGCACGACTCGCTGGCCGCCTGGGTGCGGCGCCACTACCGCGAGGTGCTGCGGCCCAAGGACCTCCAGGACCCGCAGCTGGTGCGCGAGACGATGAACGCGCTGGACGACCTGACGCGCCTGCTCAAGCTCGGCAGCGTCTACGACTTCCAGCGCTGA
- a CDS encoding aminoacyl-tRNA deacylase, producing the protein MIPESIQHYLQRHRVRFERYWHPHAVSAQELAEALHVSGWRVAKSVIVLADRQPWIVVVPAAGTVDLQQVRDILSARSVRLATEAEFSSHFPDCEVGAEPPFGELYGLPVAVDESLSLTERLLFRAGSHEEALEMRFQDFATLEWPLVASFIRREQRQAVGIPAVAMESHAPA; encoded by the coding sequence ATGATTCCGGAATCCATCCAGCATTACCTCCAGCGCCACCGCGTGCGCTTCGAGCGCTACTGGCATCCGCATGCGGTCAGCGCCCAGGAGTTGGCGGAAGCGCTGCATGTCTCAGGCTGGCGCGTCGCCAAGTCCGTCATCGTGCTGGCGGACCGGCAGCCGTGGATTGTCGTCGTGCCCGCGGCGGGCACGGTGGACCTGCAGCAGGTCCGCGACATCCTCAGCGCGCGCAGCGTGCGGCTGGCCACGGAGGCTGAGTTCTCCAGCCACTTCCCCGACTGCGAGGTGGGCGCGGAGCCCCCCTTCGGCGAGCTCTATGGCCTGCCGGTGGCGGTGGACGAGTCCCTCAGCCTGACGGAGCGCCTGCTCTTCCGGGCGGGCTCGCATGAGGAGGCACTGGAGATGCGCTTCCAGGACTTCGCCACGCTGGAGTGGCCCCTGGTGGCGTCGTTCATCCGGCGTGAGCAGCGGCAGGCGGTGGGCATCCCAGCGGTGGCGATGGAGTCCCACGCTCCCGCGTGA
- a CDS encoding O-antigen ligase family protein: MSSSHRGTSRFTLLAEAALAALVVLGPVALGGAARWVLWPLVALSGAAAVLAAVAARRQGQSLRFPLLAVPLAAGAVLCAVQLVPLPAGVLDVLSPEAAALRDFALVPMGLGGARPVSLDPPATWRELAKHVAYLLSFLAAVQVCRARLSRERLLAVLAFTGAALVVVGLGHALLGVQSLFGVLPWVDARPTLVTPFGNPNHLAGFLGLASTVALGLALTTRPRSRALPYALAAGAGGLGVVLTLSRGGIAFFVFGQALLAVLLLRRRRETAGRTPPVWARSAAALLGLLAVLAVGAYTAADRLWAEARSADSVEELRHSKVGLWPMMARTARAFPVLGMGRGAFEAAFPRYQSEPNPNTFTHPENAVLQGAVELGVPGLLLLAVAAWGFARLLRREGLDALELSALAGVAALALHDLFDFSLELPACAVAALVVLGAVARPRERERTGATKPGCVKPSAWVLGTGVALTGLALVALVPGRHHLSDAEAELAGLVTARAPESDVRARGQTLIDRHPSDYLLYRLVASAYAARGPEVAGEALAFINRALYLSPHDAVAHRVAARALLELGRRSQGFLEYRLAYEAGDLSVLQGEALRRVRSLEDLAALTPDAPEVAVRLLDSLGNTPGRLGAALAYSGWAREHFEGRPGQAALWAREARLRLRKSELPAAETACAEVERLEPESLDTHLLRAEVLRAQGRRDEALQTLERLLARFPGHVELSFTLASQQLDAGLTRRAKDTLQAVSPFLTDYAQRARLLSMEASCLEREGLLSRAVELRQTAARLAPGPDAWFAVARTQEALHRYDAAARSVHEGLRLLPAGSRKEAEAWAARLEAEERTRVDTRRKELTDDPHAQELQHLLGNTGGAGEAADIP; the protein is encoded by the coding sequence GGGTGCTGTGGCCGCTGGTGGCGCTCTCCGGTGCGGCGGCGGTGCTGGCGGCGGTGGCCGCGAGGCGGCAGGGCCAGTCGCTGCGCTTCCCGCTGCTGGCGGTGCCCCTGGCCGCGGGCGCGGTGCTGTGCGCGGTGCAGTTGGTGCCGCTGCCGGCGGGCGTGCTGGACGTGTTGAGCCCGGAGGCCGCGGCGCTGCGCGACTTCGCCCTGGTACCCATGGGCCTGGGCGGCGCGCGGCCCGTGTCGCTGGACCCGCCGGCCACCTGGCGCGAGCTGGCGAAGCACGTGGCGTATCTCCTCTCCTTCCTCGCGGCGGTGCAGGTGTGCCGCGCGCGCCTCAGCCGCGAGCGGCTGCTGGCGGTGCTGGCCTTCACCGGCGCGGCGCTGGTGGTGGTGGGGCTGGGGCACGCGCTGCTCGGCGTGCAGTCCCTTTTCGGCGTGCTGCCCTGGGTCGACGCGCGGCCCACGCTGGTGACGCCCTTCGGCAACCCCAACCACCTCGCGGGCTTCCTGGGGCTGGCCTCCACGGTGGCGCTGGGGCTGGCGCTCACCACGCGGCCCCGCTCGCGCGCGCTGCCGTACGCGCTGGCGGCGGGGGCGGGCGGGCTGGGCGTGGTGCTGACGCTGTCGCGCGGCGGCATCGCCTTCTTCGTCTTCGGCCAGGCGCTGCTGGCGGTGCTGCTGCTGCGCCGGCGTCGTGAAACGGCGGGGCGCACGCCCCCGGTGTGGGCTCGAAGCGCCGCCGCGCTGCTGGGGCTGCTCGCCGTGCTGGCGGTGGGCGCGTACACCGCGGCGGACCGGCTGTGGGCGGAGGCGCGCAGCGCGGACAGCGTGGAGGAGTTGCGCCACTCCAAGGTGGGCCTGTGGCCGATGATGGCCCGGACGGCGCGCGCCTTCCCCGTGCTGGGCATGGGGCGCGGCGCCTTCGAGGCGGCCTTCCCGCGCTACCAGTCCGAGCCCAACCCCAACACCTTCACGCACCCGGAGAACGCGGTGCTGCAAGGGGCGGTGGAGCTGGGCGTGCCGGGCCTGCTGCTACTGGCGGTGGCCGCATGGGGCTTCGCGCGCCTGCTGCGCCGTGAGGGCCTGGACGCGCTGGAGTTGTCCGCGCTGGCGGGCGTGGCGGCGCTGGCGCTGCATGACCTCTTCGACTTCAGCCTGGAGCTGCCGGCGTGCGCGGTGGCGGCGCTGGTGGTGCTGGGCGCGGTGGCCCGGCCTCGCGAGCGCGAGCGCACCGGGGCCACGAAGCCGGGGTGCGTGAAGCCCTCCGCCTGGGTGCTGGGCACGGGCGTGGCGCTGACGGGGCTGGCCCTGGTGGCGCTGGTGCCCGGCCGGCACCACCTGTCCGACGCGGAGGCGGAGCTGGCGGGGCTCGTCACCGCGCGAGCGCCGGAGTCCGACGTGCGCGCGCGCGGGCAGACGCTCATCGACCGGCACCCCTCGGACTACCTGCTCTACCGGCTGGTGGCCTCGGCCTACGCGGCCCGGGGCCCCGAGGTCGCGGGCGAGGCGCTGGCCTTCATCAACCGCGCGCTGTACCTGTCGCCCCATGACGCCGTCGCGCACCGGGTGGCCGCGCGGGCGCTGCTGGAGCTGGGACGCCGCTCGCAGGGCTTCCTGGAGTACCGGCTGGCGTACGAGGCCGGAGACCTGTCCGTGCTCCAGGGCGAGGCCCTGCGCCGGGTGCGCTCGCTGGAGGACCTGGCCGCGCTGACGCCGGACGCGCCGGAAGTGGCGGTGCGGCTGCTGGACTCGCTGGGCAACACGCCGGGACGGCTGGGCGCGGCGCTGGCCTACTCGGGCTGGGCACGCGAGCACTTCGAGGGCCGCCCGGGCCAGGCGGCGCTGTGGGCGCGCGAGGCGCGGCTGCGGCTGCGCAAGAGCGAGCTGCCGGCCGCGGAGACGGCGTGCGCCGAGGTGGAGCGCCTGGAGCCGGAGTCCCTGGACACGCACCTGCTGCGCGCGGAGGTGCTGCGGGCCCAGGGCCGACGCGACGAGGCACTCCAGACGCTGGAGCGACTGCTGGCGCGCTTCCCGGGCCATGTGGAGTTGTCCTTCACGCTGGCCTCGCAGCAACTGGACGCGGGGCTGACGCGGCGGGCGAAGGACACGCTGCAGGCGGTGTCCCCGTTCCTCACCGACTACGCGCAGCGCGCGCGGCTGTTGTCCATGGAGGCGTCGTGCCTGGAGCGTGAGGGGCTGCTGTCCCGCGCCGTGGAGCTGCGGCAGACCGCCGCGCGGCTGGCACCCGGACCGGATGCCTGGTTCGCCGTGGCCCGCACGCAGGAGGCGCTGCACCGGTATGACGCCGCGGCCCGCTCGGTCCACGAGGGCCTGCGCCTGCTGCCTGCCGGCTCACGCAAGGAGGCCGAGGCCTGGGCGGCCCGGCTGGAGGCCGAGGAGCGCACCCGGGTGGACACGCGCCGCAAGGAGCTCACGGACGACCCGCACGCCCAGGAGCTGCAGCACCTGCTGGGCAACACCGGTGGCGCGGGCGAAGCGGCCGACATCCCGTAG